The DNA sequence GCTAATGCAATAGTTGATTTTATAAAAGAATTTGCTTCTTGCGAGTTAATAGAAGGACTTTCGATGACTTGGCTACCGTTGCTTGAACTATGAATTGTGATATTAGGGTTTAATTCTTTTAGAGAGGCTTCAAATTGCTTTTGCCAAGGTAGTAGCTGATTTGAATTACTGTTTATATCAAATGCTAGCTTTAATCTGTCTGGACCTATTAGCTGTACTTCAGTAGTGAACTGTACACAACCACTTAGAAGAATTGTCAACCCTAAAAATATAGCTAATACCAATCCTGTGAAACCAAGCTCTAACCCCTTTGTTGGACCAGTTGGAGGCTCTTTGGGTTGCTTAGGTTCAAAGGCTTTTTTGTAGCTATAAGACGATTCCTCTATGAGGGCATCTTTCAGGTTTGGGATTTTTACAGACCAGCTTTTTGGCCTTTCTAGCTCTGGAGCTTGCAAAATAGAAAGTAGCTGCTTCGCTTCCTGTCGAAGTGAACTTTCTGTATTTTTTAAAAGACTCTTGCAAATAGAGATTGCCTCCTGATCTTTCCCTTGCCCCATATATGCCGTAATCATTAGGAGTTGAACTTGTCCCTCATATTCAGTTGACAAGCCTTCACCTTTTAAGACTTTTTCTAACAAAGAAATGCACTGCCCATAATCACCGCTTTCAAGGGCAGCTTCGGCAACTATTAGGCGCTCGGACGCCTCCAAATTAACCTCTACCTGTAATCATTGTTCCAATGCCGGCATCGGTAAATATTTCTAGTAGTAAGGCGTGTGGTATGCGGCCATCAATAATATGGGCGGCAGCAACTCCTTGAGCTAGTGCTCGAATGCAGCAGCCGATTTTAGGCATCATTCCACCATTAACTATTCCTTTCTCAATGAGTTCTCTTGCTTCCTGTAGACGTATATGCCGTATAAGTGAAGTTTGGTCAGACTTATCCCGTAGAATACCTAGGATATCTGTGAGTAGGATTAGTTTTTCTGCACCAAGAGCTGCAGCAATTTCTCCTGCAACTGTATCTGCATTGATATTTAAGGAGTCCCCCTGCTTTGAAGCTGCAACACTGGAAATGACGGGGATATAGCCTTTGGATAGAAGAGGTTCAATTACTTCTGTATGGACTTTGGCTACTTCACCGACTAGGCCATGACTGCCATTGTCTAGTTGGCGGCCTTCAATTAAACCTCCATCAATTCCAGATAATCCAACGGATTTGGCCCCCAGCTGATTTAGTCCTTTAATAATCTGCTTATTAACTCTTCCTGCAAGAACCATTTCGACAATATCCATGGTTTGCTCATCAGTTACCCGTAAGCCATCACGAAACTTACTTTTGATGCCAAATCGCTCCAGCCATTGGTTGATTTGAGGACCTCCACCATGAACTATGACTGGTTGGGCTCCAACACTTGTAAGCAATGCAATGTCTCTAAAAACTGCCTTTTTAAGAGTTTCGCTTGACATTGCTGCCCCACCATATTTGATAACAATTCGCCGCCCTACGAATTTTTGTATGTATGGAAGGGCTTCACTGAGTACTGAGACTCTTGTTGAATCTTTCTCAGAATGATTATGTTCAAATTGATGGCTGGAAAATGATTGATCCACGAGTAGTTGAAATTATTGAATAGAGGCTTGACTAGAGTTTTCTGTGAGAGTTTCTTTGGGAAGAAGTGTGAGTTCAATTTCTCCTGAAGTATCGGAAGTTATATTCGCATTCAAGTTTTTGGCAAAGAACCTTCCTAGACGATCTTTTTTATCTTCCCACTTTGTTATTGGCACCCCATTAAATTTAAACTTCATCTGAATTCCATAGCCATTTCCTCTTTCTAAAAGCTCTATCTCTTGAAGTTGAGGAGGCTTGGCTTCATTCCAGAGCTTTAAAACCTGTAGAGATGATTCAAGGTGAACTCTTTGTCCATAGCGAAATCTTGTTACATCATTAACAAGGTCTTGTATCTCTTTTGGAAGTTTTTCTTTGAGGGCCTTAAATTCTGAAGATGAGTTTTTGCATTTAGCTGGAGAAAGTTCTGAACTCTTTAAAGCAAGTCCTATAAGGAGTATCGGAACGCCATAAAAAAAAGTAGGCACACTTAAATTGGCAGCATTACTGAAGTACGAAATAAGGCCAATTACAGCAAGCACCCCCCCTACAATGGAAATGATAGTTGCTGGAGAAAAATTTTTATTCATATTAATTATTTTGGCATTAGTTGTTCAAAGATTTCATTGAGAGGAAAGACCTATGGGCTCATTTAAAAAAAAATCAGATGATCTGCATGAATTAATAAATCATTTGAATGAAGACAGGGCCTTTATCTTGGCAAAGCTGGATCAAGGTGATTGGCCCGATCTTAGACATGAATTGGCGGCCTTGGAAAGAGACTTGAGTAGGCTTTTAAGCCTCGCTGCTGAGAGGCTTCAATCTGATGCATAGAAAACTTAGAATGGGATCTCGTCTGTATCTGGGACTAGTGGGGAGCTGTCCCAATTAGCTAGCTCTGGGTTATTACCAGGTGAGGCAGAGGACTGAGTTCTTTGATTGTGTTGTTCAGGATTTGGAGTATTCGATTTTGTCCCTGCATTCGAATTATTAATGTTTTGGGACACATTATGAAACCTGCTAAGGGTGAACTCTGCTTTTTTTTCCTTAGTCCCGTCTTGACGTGGAACTGTATTCATCCTTAATCGCCCTTCCAGAATAAGCTTTTGCCCAACTTGGATATTATTTTGAAGTTCTTGTGCCAGGTTCCCCCACCCAAGAACTTTTATAAACCCTTGCGGAGCGTCTGCACGTAGGCCCTCAAAACCAACTTCCATTTCTGCTATGGGAGTTTTATTGTCTTGGGTATATCGGATTGTCGGGGCTTGCTTTACAACAACTTCTAGTAAGCAGTGATTCATTTCAATTTCAAGCACTGAGATTCATCTTGATGCACAGTCGAAAAAATTGCCAGCGTCGTCTTTGGTTGTTAACCGGAACTGGAGAGGGACCGTCTCTTGCGAAAGCCTTTATTGGTAAAGGGTGGCAAGTAAGTGTCAGTGTTGTCTCTTACGAAGCTTCTTTGTCATATTTTGGATTGGGTCTTGAATCTTTGTGGGTTGGCAAACTAGAAGGGGTTGAAGGTATTTCTGCTGTTTTAAAGAATGCGGATAAAGCTAGTAAGGGTTTTGATTGCATCATTGATGCAACGCATCCCTTCGCAGGTGTAATAAGCGCAAATCTCAAAATAGCGTCTTCAATCCATGGCCTTCGGCTTATTCGTTATGAACGTTTTTGTTGGAAATTTGTCTGAAGCAAAAATAGATAAAAAGTGTTGAAGATTTGTCTGGCTTCAACTTGGCAGGACAAAAACTTTTGTTGGCTATTGGATCTAAATATTTGTCTCAGGCTGTAATTGTTGTTCGCAATGCTGGTGCAATACCTTTTGCAAGGGTATTGCCTAGAGTTGCTAGCCTGACAAAATCTTTATCTTCTCAGTTGCCAGAAGATCACTTGGCGGTTGTTCAGCCAAGTGATGGCGTTAAGTTAGGCTTATTAGAAAAGGCTCTTTGCAGGAAATGGTCTATAGATGGAGTCTTATGTAGGCAATCTGGCGGGTTGACACAAGAAATTTGGCAATCAATTTGCTCAAAAGAAAAAATAGACTTATGGATGATTGCTCGACCTTCTTCTCCTTCAGGGATAGAGATTGCAAATACTTTAGAAGCTTTATTTAAATGCCTGGAGATTTAATATATTTATACCTCATTAATTTTTCTTGCTTATTTATGCCCGAACCTTTGCAAAGTAATCAGTTCATTTTAGTGGTTACAACCGAGAAGGACATTGCAAAAGCAAAGTCTATGGCAAGGAGCTTATTAAATAAGAAATTTGCAGCTTGTATAAGTTTCAAAGAGGTCAGATCTATTTATTGGTGGGAAAACTCTTTAGAAGAAAGTAATGAAGTCCAGCTTCAAATTAAAACTTCTAAGGATAAGTTTAATCTTCTTTTAAAGGAGGTTAAATCTTTGCACTCTTATGACTTACCTGAAATTATCTCTTGGAGTGCTTCTTGCGATAAGGAATATGCTAATTGGCTTAATCAATCTCTTTTGGATTATTAACATCTTTTAGATGTAACTGCTCGTCTAAAAGCTTTACAAGAGATTCGCGAGAACGAGGCCCTAATTGAGTGACAATGTGACCTGCACAGAAAGAACCGATTTTCCCACATGTGTAGAGGTCTTTATTGTTTGTATAGCCATAAAGAAAGCCAGCTGCATATATATCGCCTGCACCAGTTGTATCTAATAGTTCTCCTAACTTATAAGGCCTAACTATATATTCTTTACTTCTATGAAGGATTAATGATCCGTCTTTACCTCTTGTAAGAACTGAGACTTCACACTTTCCTTTTATAATGTTTTTTGCTGATTCGAAATCATTACTCTCATATAATGAGATTATCTCGGATTCATTTGCGAAAAGTATATCTACATGATTCTCGACTAAGTTTTGAAAGCTTTCTCTGTGACGGTCTATGCAAAAAGAATCTGATAAAGATAAAGCTACTTTACCTCCAGCTAATTTACACTCTTTTGCTGAAGTGATGAATGCATTCTTTGCTTCATCATGGTCCCATAGATAGCCCTCAAGATAGAGGACTTTTGTTTTTCTAACTAATGAAAGATCTAAATCTGCTGGGTTTAGAAAAACTGATGCACCAAGAAAAGTACACATTGTTCGCTGAGCATCAGGGGTGACAAAAATAAAACATCTTGCAGTAGATGGACCT is a window from the Prochlorococcus marinus str. MIT 9211 genome containing:
- the argB gene encoding acetylglutamate kinase — encoded protein: MDQSFSSHQFEHNHSEKDSTRVSVLSEALPYIQKFVGRRIVIKYGGAAMSSETLKKAVFRDIALLTSVGAQPVIVHGGGPQINQWLERFGIKSKFRDGLRVTDEQTMDIVEMVLAGRVNKQIIKGLNQLGAKSVGLSGIDGGLIEGRQLDNGSHGLVGEVAKVHTEVIEPLLSKGYIPVISSVAASKQGDSLNINADTVAGEIAAALGAEKLILLTDILGILRDKSDQTSLIRHIRLQEARELIEKGIVNGGMMPKIGCCIRALAQGVAAAHIIDGRIPHALLLEIFTDAGIGTMITGRG
- a CDS encoding DUF2854 domain-containing protein, translated to MNKNFSPATIISIVGGVLAVIGLISYFSNAANLSVPTFFYGVPILLIGLALKSSELSPAKCKNSSSEFKALKEKLPKEIQDLVNDVTRFRYGQRVHLESSLQVLKLWNEAKPPQLQEIELLERGNGYGIQMKFKFNGVPITKWEDKKDRLGRFFAKNLNANITSDTSGEIELTLLPKETLTENSSQASIQ
- a CDS encoding single-stranded DNA-binding protein, with product MNHCLLEVVVKQAPTIRYTQDNKTPIAEMEVGFEGLRADAPQGFIKVLGWGNLAQELQNNIQVGQKLILEGRLRMNTVPRQDGTKEKKAEFTLSRFHNVSQNINNSNAGTKSNTPNPEQHNQRTQSSASPGNNPELANWDSSPLVPDTDEIPF
- the cutA gene encoding divalent-cation tolerance protein CutA — encoded protein: MVTTEKDIAKAKSMARSLLNKKFAACISFKEVRSIYWWENSLEESNEVQLQIKTSKDKFNLLLKEVKSLHSYDLPEIISWSASCDKEYANWLNQSLLDY
- a CDS encoding DUF3153 domain-containing protein, giving the protein MEASERLIVAEAALESGDYGQCISLLEKVLKGEGLSTEYEGQVQLLMITAYMGQGKDQEAISICKSLLKNTESSLRQEAKQLLSILQAPELERPKSWSVKIPNLKDALIEESSYSYKKAFEPKQPKEPPTGPTKGLELGFTGLVLAIFLGLTILLSGCVQFTTEVQLIGPDRLKLAFDINSNSNQLLPWQKQFEASLKELNPNITIHSSSNGSQVIESPSINSQEANSFIKSTIALATEAAGIEIVSPQITLKEKNWLVGLEQRLKVIVDLKDLIEIPGLNVSMSVSPVSHKTKLKGSPRPAIEKESNIYWELERGVLNEIEIQEWRWNRLGLGIVFVLFILGIVIIMQSLKVRMGYGFPELPP
- a CDS encoding precorrin-6A/cobalt-precorrin-6A reductase, which translates into the protein MSGFNLAGQKLLLAIGSKYLSQAVIVVRNAGAIPFARVLPRVASLTKSLSSQLPEDHLAVVQPSDGVKLGLLEKALCRKWSIDGVLCRQSGGLTQEIWQSICSKEKIDLWMIARPSSPSGIEIANTLEALFKCLEI
- a CDS encoding adenosine kinase, whose amino-acid sequence is MEQKGINNHEKEIDVVAIGNAIVDVLVYESDSFLEKNSLTKGSMALIDEDEANKLYKSCGPGLETSGGSAANTMAGLSQLGGKAGFIGRVKKDQLGEIFTHDICSTGAIYTTPAIVKGPSTARCFIFVTPDAQRTMCTFLGASVFLNPADLDLSLVRKTKVLYLEGYLWDHDEAKNAFITSAKECKLAGGKVALSLSDSFCIDRHRESFQNLVENHVDILFANESEIISLYESNDFESAKNIIKGKCEVSVLTRGKDGSLILHRSKEYIVRPYKLGELLDTTGAGDIYAAGFLYGYTNNKDLYTCGKIGSFCAGHIVTQLGPRSRESLVKLLDEQLHLKDVNNPKEID
- a CDS encoding precorrin-6A/cobalt-precorrin-6A reductase is translated as MHSRKNCQRRLWLLTGTGEGPSLAKAFIGKGWQVSVSVVSYEASLSYFGLGLESLWVGKLEGVEGISAVLKNADKASKGFDCIIDATHPFAGVISANLKIASSIHGLRLIRYERFCWKFV